AcccactggatcttgttagatttttgtctgctagattgaagagccccgTATTATCAACTTCCTGCTACTCACCGAGGCACTTCCAGGATCTGACCAACTTAATTTCCTCTTCAATAAGATAACTAGAATGAGAACTCCTTGAGTCTTTCAATATACAgcatgttttccagtcctttaattagtcttgtggctcttctctgacccctctcccaatttctcaacatccttcttgaattgtggaccccagaactggatagagtattccagcagcggtcacactaGTGCCAAACACAGTGGAAATATAACCTGCCTACTCGTACTTGCtataaccatttatttatccaaggatctcattAGCCTTTTTCGCTACTACATAGCACAGGGAGCTCATAGAATCAttggactggaagagacctcgagaggtccctCATGGGAGGACCCTAGACCATCTCTGGATCatcatgttcagcagattatccaTCACAACCCCAAAATTGTTTTCAGAGTCACGGCTTCCCAGGACAGAGCGCCCCACCCTGTGAGTATGGTCCACGTTCTTTTTTCCAAGATGGTATTACATTGACATTGAGCCGTATTAAAACACATgtgtgttaggatatagatattcaggcctgtctgcaaaggcctgtactttaagaatttaggtgtattcttatcacttagctagttatagaggtataaaagaaagaatcaaaatcactttctgtatgtgtaagggccttctctcactgggacagtctgaggcctggttcttaggctaaggccttcggctaagcagcagaggcagccataaattGGGAAGTGTTTGGTCACAttctcacattccaaactagtcacatggaaataaggtggtattgggctgttaggaatacaatactgtcctgatattcctatcaccaccagagaaaggaaagagcctaaaaaatataaaaggaaacttaggttaatagttttctgtctggtaagaactcactgatcaatagacacagctggaaaatgcttatgtctgtatagatgcagttgtgaaatcctcacttctgtattgttttgtatgtttatttgcacgGTCTCTGTCGGGTTCTGTGATCGTTTCTGTCtcctgtataattaattttgctgggtgtaaactaattaaggtggtgggatgtAATTGGTGAGCTAAtcatgttaggattggttaggtaaattttattagaatgattggttaaggtatagctaaaaatattactatataaactaggggcaaacaggaagtaagttgggattcaAAAATacggaaaaaggaacttggatttaagcttgctggaagttcaccccaataaacatcgaattgtttgcaccttcggacttcgggtattgttgctctctgttcatgcgagaaggaccagggaagcgtgagagtgaaggaataagctctCTAACTATGTGGTCTACTTGCATCCAGTtgaccaagtgatccagatcgctctgggTCAGTGACCCGTCCCTTTCATTATTTCCCACCCCCCTAATAGTTGTGTCGTCGGCAAACTTTATCTGTTTATGTTTCCTTCCAGGtctttaataaaaacattaaatacgTAGGGCCATGAACCGATCCCGTCCGGACCACATTCTAGGCCCAGCTCTACTCTGCTCAGCATCACAACACCCTGACTTTCCTGGAATAACTATGGCATTCATAGAACCTGACTTAAGCatgatgaatggggagagagaggtgccCAAGAAGGAGATCCATGCTCCAAGGGGAgccgcctaagctagccaatgggaggtgctgaTGAGAGGGGTGTGTCCTCAGTCCCTCCCCTCTGATAGAGACAAGGCCCTATCTCTGCTTGCAAGCCACAGTCTGGATGTAACCCCTCTCCTGCAGATACCTGGCTTAGGCTTGTGAGATTGTGTTAGACACCTGTCTCCCTCCACACATAATGGCCTGCGGAGGAGGGAGGTGGTGCGACCCACCTATTAGCTCAGTGATAAGAGCActtatctgggatgtgggagaccccggttggattccctgctctgcctgagggagagagagaggatttgaactGGGTTCTCCCACAGGAGAGTGATCACCAACCTATGGGATATCCTGATATGGGGCTTCtttagtctctcctgttgaagctgttctgctgCATATGAGTAATGAAAGAggctttggagcagggggactgggtcTCGCAGGTCCCTgacccataggcgccaactccgtgggtgctaagcacccaccggcagccaagctcccccccacAACCACCTGCCGatggccccgctgatcaactcctcccagagcctcctacCCGCCGTGGATGAGCTGTTCCggggcatgcaggaggtgcagggagagggtgttctcagggaagggggtggaactaggtgggacagggacaggggtggggcctggggaaagggtagagtgggggcggggtcttgagggaaggggtggagtgggggcagggcttggggcggggggggggagggggcattgggCCATTCCCACAGGTAGagaggaagtcggcgcctatacCCTGACCAACCGGTTATGGATCATTCCCTCTCACTCTATCCATTCGTGTTTTAGGAAAGGTACTAAAACCCTCGCAACAAGACAACAACCCGCAGCAACACGACAGTAACGGGATGAGACAATCTGTCCCCAGAGCGGGGAAGTAGATGAGTGTAAAACTCAGTTTGCTCATGAACGGAGCAGTGTAACTGATATGCTCAAGTTTGGCTGTTCCTGGGTCCTCACCCCAGACACAGGCAGCTGGATACTTGGGGGCCAAACGCCCCTGATGTGTGTGGGAAACAGGAAATGTCTCGTCTCTTTACTGTGCCCTGATAGAATTTCTCTCCTGCGTGCAGGAGTCTCTGATGTCCAGTATTGTAGTATTTTACATGCTAATGAGATCTAAGAGGTCTCTTCCCCGTGTGGATTTGCTGATGCCTCCGACAATCTGTGCCCCAAAAGATCCTTCCCCCACATTCAAGGTTTTTGTCCCCTGTGGAGTCTCTGATGTCGAGTATGGGTGgagctctgactgaagcttttcccacagaccTGGCACGTATAGggtttttctcctgtgtggattctcctatgtttAATGAGGGTCGAGCTGTCGCTaaaccttttcccacagtccGAGCACTTATAGGGTCTTTCTcccgtgtgggttctctgatgtgaAAAAAGATCTGAGGTCTGACAGAATCTTTTCCCACAATCAAGGCATTTAAAAGGTCGTtcgcctgtgtggattctctgatgcgtaataaggtttgagctccgactgaaacttttcccacagtccacacATTGATAAGGATTGTGTCCCGTGTGACTTCTCTGGTGTATAACCAGGTGTGAGCGCCAGtcgaaacttttcccacagtccaggcatttatagggtctctctcccgtgtggattctctgatgcgtaATAAGATCTGAGCTCTggttgaaacttttcccacactctggGCATTGACAGGATTTATCTCCCGTGTGGCTTCTCTGATGGGAAATAAGATCCGAGCTCtgaatgaagcttttcccgcactcaacgcatttatagggtttctctcccgtgtgcGTTCTCTCATGTCTGTTGAGTTGTGAGCTCTGAATGAAGCTTTTCTCATAGATGAGGCATTtatagggcttctctcctgtgtggattcttctGTGTGAAATAAGGTttgagctctgattgaagcttttcccacagaccaggcatttatagggtttctcgcCCGTGTGGATTCTTCTATGGGAAATAAGATGAGAGCgccgactgaagcttttcccacactcggcgcacatgtttttttctctttcccgTGTTGCTTCTCCGCTGGGCTGTTGTTTCGCTGAGTTCCTTGCGTCCTCTGCCACATGAAACCTACCCACTTCTTTCTCTGGCTGGTTTCCCAGCTGTCTCTCTGACTGGCACTGATTTCCACAGGCTTTCTCACACTCACAGCTCTGGTCAAAGTTCCCTTTGGATCTTCCCAGTAACGTCCCTTGCGCTTCCCCTTGCTCAGGACCTTCCTGCCGTGAATTCTCCTCCTTGTTTTCACTCCCCACCCCATCGGCTGCTGGAAtaaagagagagaatccagacaggcATCGTCCCCTGTGCTGGGGAGAAGGCAGAGACGGGGAACAGCAAAAAGGGGAAACACGACACAGTAACTGGTGGGGAGACTGAGAAAGGGAAAATTTTACTGGCCCATCTTTAATTTTTCCTTCTCCGAAGCAGGTCCCTGGTGCTCCGTGATCCCTTACAACTGGGTTGTCCCCTCATTGGACAGGCTCCAGCAGACTGGCAGTGCGGGCCACGCCGCTCTGCTGACTCATGGAGGGAAAGCCAGGAGAAAGAGTGGGAAAAGAGTGCGAAAATGGGCAAGCGAGACCGTGAGGCTCAAACCCACCTCCGGCTATCAGGGACAGTGGCTGAATGTGCCGGGAGCAGGCGCagcgggagaaggacagagcccatcccctcccgccccccgcagGTAACGTGGGGCGGGGAGCGCGCGGCAGCCCTGGGCTAGACTtagggcaggggggcgctgggcagaggagacacGTGTGGGGAGGCACGAGTTGTCTATGGCCATCAGGCTAACAAGGGGAGAGAAGACCATTTAATGATCAGGCCGGGGGACTGAATCCGCACCCAAGGGAGACTTCCTGGTTCTTGAGATGGAGGCAATGGACTTTGGGAAATATCAGGGGAGCAAAAAGACCTTTGAGGTGACCCTCCCTTAGGGGACAGAGTGAGCTTGTGAAAAGTGGCTCCGAcgccgtgggtgctccggggctcaacCATCCACTGGacaaaaaaatagtgggtgctcagcacgcaCCAGCCACAGCTGCTGGGCGGCTGGCGGGTGGGTGGAGAGCCGTGAGTGGCGGGAGGGTGGCCTTGGAAGAGGGtgcagagcgggggtgggaagaagtaGAGTGAGCAGAACAGGGGCAGGAGGAAGTGAAGCAAGGGCTGGGGGATGCTCCGGCTCTTTGGAGGCCGAGATGGTAATAATTTCTCTGTGCGCGCCGTGAGGGGGTCTGGAGGCAGCCGGGACACGGCTCCGGGGAACTCGGGAACTGGGCTGCACCAGTTGTCACCTGAAAGCCAAGGTTTAGACTGGCAGAGCCTCAAGGAGTTTGCTGGTGAAGCGGACAGACCAGTGCAGCAAGGAGCTGCCATAGGCTTAGGGGTAACACAGCGTCTTCCCATTTGGGGTGTCCTGAGCAGAATGGCACAGGCCCGTTCCCCGGAAATCCAGTCAAACCAGAGAAGAACCTGAGCAGAAGCCAAAATGGGCACATCCCAGACCCCACAGCTTCTAATAAGCCAAGGGGACGGGAATCCTTTACCCAGCGAGGTCGCCGTCTCATAATTCTGCATGACGTCCCTGagcagggtccagcagagccccctgcccctgggtgaaatacacagccacctcctcaaaGGTCACCGGCATCTGGAACAACAAGAGtcccccactcagcacctgctgcttcAGCCACAATCCCACGAATTGGAAGAGGGGGGAGAATAAAGTGGAAGCCCTGGGGAGGGACAAAGCGGTGGAATCCCCCACATGAGCCACCCTGCTCAGAGCGGCCAGGAAATTCCAGgtgtggggagaaagagagagctcCTTGTCCCTGCCCGGGGACAGAGGAGGGCTGGGTCCTTCCCATTTATCACACACTTACTAGCCAGAGGCTGATAAGGGAGGTGGAGACCTCGAGCAGGGTCCCGGGACAGGAACCCCAACATCCTCCCCATTACCAGCAGCCAGATGTGAGGAGATGGGACATCTTCACTGGTGGTGTCCCCTTCATATTCCAGTGCAGCCTCTGCCTGGTAcattcaggctccagccccaggagtGGGTTGTTTCTTTCCCAGCCCTGTCCATGGGTTGGTTCCTTTTCTAGAAATGGGGAAATTTCCATCTGCTCTGAGAATCGTGCCGCAGAATGAACGCACGTCCCAACAGAGCTGGCATATCCTTTACTCTGTGTGTTTCCTACCCCCTCCCCATCTAGCACAAAGCCACCCGGCAAAGCCCCTATCTGAGGCAACTCCACCGCAGCTGTTTCCTTTCCCTGCGCCCTGGGGGGACGTGGTGTAATAATTGGGATCTAACAGGCCTACCCCGTTTGTGAGCTCAGTGGTTGGAAATGTGGTGAAAGTTCATAACATGTTACAATCACCTATAACAATAAACACTGATCGgtagggccctgccaaattcacggccatgaaaaacacgtcacggaccatgaaatctggtctccctccgtgaaatctggtcttttgtgtgcttttgccTTGTACgacacagatttcatgggggaggccAACGCTTCTCAAATTGGggctcctgacccaaaagggagttgcaggggggttgaaAGGTTATTTGGAAGGGGGgggcacagtattgccacccttacctctgGACGGAaataccagggctggctccagggtttttgccgccccaagcggtgcaaaaaaaaaaaaaaaaaaaagccgtgatcgcgatctgcggcggcaattcggcaggaggtccttcgcgccgagcgggagtgagggaccgtctgccgaattgccgcggaATAggtggacgtgccgcccctctccggagtggccgccccaagcacctgcttggcaagctg
The window above is part of the Chrysemys picta bellii isolate R12L10 chromosome 12, ASM1138683v2, whole genome shotgun sequence genome. Proteins encoded here:
- the LOC101952493 gene encoding zinc finger protein 239-like isoform X2, producing the protein MQNYETATSLADGVGSENKEENSRQEGPEQGEAQGTLLGRSKGNFDQSCECEKACGNQCQSERQLGNQPEKEVGRFHVAEDARNSAKQQPSGEATREREKNMCAECGKSFSRRSHLISHRRIHTGEKPYKCLVCGKSFNQSSNLISHRRIHTGEKPYKCLIYEKSFIQSSQLNRHERTHTGEKPYKCVECGKSFIQSSDLISHQRSHTGDKSCQCPECGKSFNQSSDLITHQRIHTGERPYKCLDCGKSFDWRSHLVIHQRSHTGHNPYQCVDCGKSFSRSSNLITHQRIHTGERPFKCLDCGKRFCQTSDLFSHQRTHTGERPYKCSDCGKRFSDSSTLIKHRRIHTGEKPYTCQVCGKSFSQSSTHTRHQRLHRGQKP
- the LOC101952493 gene encoding zinc finger protein 239-like isoform X1, giving the protein MQNYETATSLAADGVGSENKEENSRQEGPEQGEAQGTLLGRSKGNFDQSCECEKACGNQCQSERQLGNQPEKEVGRFHVAEDARNSAKQQPSGEATREREKNMCAECGKSFSRRSHLISHRRIHTGEKPYKCLVCGKSFNQSSNLISHRRIHTGEKPYKCLIYEKSFIQSSQLNRHERTHTGEKPYKCVECGKSFIQSSDLISHQRSHTGDKSCQCPECGKSFNQSSDLITHQRIHTGERPYKCLDCGKSFDWRSHLVIHQRSHTGHNPYQCVDCGKSFSRSSNLITHQRIHTGERPFKCLDCGKRFCQTSDLFSHQRTHTGERPYKCSDCGKRFSDSSTLIKHRRIHTGEKPYTCQVCGKSFSQSSTHTRHQRLHRGQKP